From Haemorhous mexicanus isolate bHaeMex1 chromosome 1, bHaeMex1.pri, whole genome shotgun sequence, one genomic window encodes:
- the PTER gene encoding phosphotriesterase-related protein, whose product MPSLSGKAQTVLGPVEPDCLGYTLTHEHLTMNYSSCFCPPSPGQEPLSNGPIEMKNLFWIKQNPYSHKENLLLYQETDAVREELLHFKAAGGGTIVENTTTGIGRDMNTLKKLAEETGVHIIAGAGFYVDSTHSSQTQAMTVEQLTEVIVDEVLKGADGTNIKCGVVGEIGCSWPLTPSEHRVLQATAEAQSQLGCPVIIHPGRNSDSPFQIIRILQEAGADASKTVMSHLDRTIFDKKKLLEFAKLGCYLEYDLFGTELLHYQFHPDIDMPNDNERIARIRTLIDEGYEDRILMAHDVHTKNRLMKYGGHGYSHILKNIVPKMLIRGISQDKIDKILLANPKRWLTFK is encoded by the exons atgcCTTCCTTGAGTGGAAAAGCTCAGACTGTCTTGGGCCCTGTGGAGCCAGACTGCCTTGGCTACACGTTGACTCATGAACACTTGACTATGAActacagcagctgcttctgtccACCATCTCCAGGCCAAGAGCCTTTGTCTAATGGGCCCATTGAGATGAAGAACTTGTTTTGGATTAAGCAAAATCCCTACAGCCATAAAGAAAACCTTCTTTTGTATCAGGAGACAGATGCTgtgagggaggagctgctgcattttaaaGCAGCAGGTGGTGGGACGATTGTGGAAAACACAACTACAGGAATTGGCCGGGATATGAATACTTTGAAGAAACTTGCTGAGGAAACTGGAGTTCATATTATTGCTGGTGCTGGGTTTTATGTGGATTCCACTCATTCTTCTCAAACACAGGCCATGACAGTGGAGCAG CTGACAGAGGTTATTGTTGATGAGGTACTCAAAGGAGCAGATGGGACTAATATCAAGTGTGGTGTGGTGGGAGAAATAGGTTGCTCCTGGCCTTTGACTCCCAGTGAACACAGAGTGCTTCAGGCAACAGCAGAGGCTCAGTCACAGCTTGGGTGCCCGGTTATCATCCATCCTGGCAGGAACAGCGACTCCCCTTTCCAGATTATCCGCATTCTGCAGGAAGCTGGGGCTGATGCTTCAAAGACAGTCATGTCTCACCTCGACAG GACCATATTTGATAAAAAGAAACTTCTCGAATTTGCTAAGCTTGGATGTTACTTAGAGTATGACCTGTTTGGTACAGAACTCCTTCATTACCAGTTCCATCCGGATATTGACATGCCAAATGACAATGAAAGGATTGCAAG GATTCGTACGCTGATTGATGAAGGCTATGAAGACAGAATTCTGATGGCTCATGACGTGCACACCAAGAACAGGTTGATGAAATATGGAGGTCATGGATATTCACATATCCTAAAAAATATAGTTCCCAAAATGCTAATTAGAGGCATATCCCAAGATAAAATTGATAAAATACTCCTAGCAAATCCAAAGCGGTGGTTGACTTTTAAGTAG
- the C1QL3 gene encoding complement C1q-like protein 3, which translates to MVLLLVILIPVLVSSAGTSAHYEMLGTCRMVCDPYGGTKAPSTAATPDRGLMQSLPTFIQGPKGEAGRPGKAGPRGPPGEPGPPGPVGPPGEKGEPGRQGLPGPPGAPGLNAAGAISAATYSTVPKIAFYAGLKRQHEGYEVLKFDDVVTNLGNHYDPTTGKFTCSIPGIYFFTYHVLMRGGDGTSMWADLCKNNQVRASAIAQDADQNYDYASNSVVLHLEPGDEVYIKLDGGKAHGGNNNKYSTFSGFIIYAD; encoded by the exons atggtgctgctgctggtcatCCTCATCCCGGTGCTGGTCAGCTCGGCCGGCACCTCGGCGCACTACGAGATGCTCGGCACCTGCCGCATGGTCTGCGACCCCTACGGCGGCACCAAGGCGCCCAGCACGGCGGCCACGCCCGACCGCGGGCTCATGCAGTCCCTGCCCACCTTCATCCAGGGGCCCAAGGGGGAGGCCGGCCGGCCGGGCAAAGCGGGGCCGCGCGGCCCGCCGGGGGAGCCGGGGCCGCCCGGCCCGGTGGGGCCGCCGGGTGAGAAGGGCGAGCCGGGGCGGCAGGGCCTGCCGGGCCCCCCCGGGGCGCCGGGGCTGAACGCGGCGGGGGCCATCAGCGCCGCCACCTACAGCACCGTCCCCAAAATCGCCTTCTACGCCGGCCTCAAGCGGCAACACGAGGGCTACGAGGTGCTCAAGTTCGACGACGTGGTCACCAACCTCGGCAACCACTACGATCCCACCACCGGCAAGTTCACCTGCTCCATCCCCGGCATCTACTTCTTCACCTACCATGTGCTCATGCGGGGCGGCGACGGCACCAGCATGTGGGCCGACCTCTGCAAGAACAACCAG GTTCGAGCTAGTGCGATTGCTCAGGATGCTGATCAGAACTACGACTACGCCAGTAACAGCGTGGTTCTTCACCTGGAGCCAGGAGATGAAGTTTACATTAAATTAGATGGAGGAAAAGCACATGGaggaaacaacaacaaatacAGCACATTTTCTGGATTTATTATTTATGCTGACTGA